One Thermicanus aegyptius DSM 12793 DNA segment encodes these proteins:
- the mutS gene encoding DNA mismatch repair protein MutS — MEQITPMMRQYLDIKKEYADALLFFRLGDFYELFFEDALVASRELEITLTGREGGGERIPMCGVPHHSADAYIKILIDRGYKVAICEQMEDPKLAKGVVKREVVRVITPGTLIDQELLDSENHYLAALVKIDGEYGLAFSDLSTGEFYLPSSPFFSRLSLLEELLPYAPKELLYEPGMDEEDLSYLLEALKTMATPYALQEEDSFHRFFPGRGEGLSVPSRRAASLLLSYLEATQKRSISHVRRLEIYPPDRHMILDPFTRRNLELTETIRNGSKEGSLLHAIDRTVTSMGRRGLKRWLDKPLLDREEIEARLDAVQYFYDHPIIRAEIREALKEVYDLERLVGRISYGNVNGRDLAQLRRTLGVLPHLLSPFIDGEENEVPRLLRFQGEMTTLLTLHGFLEKALVDDPPVSVKEGGLIREGFNQDLDRYRDAGRNGKAWIAALEQKERDRTGIRSLKVGFNKVFGYYIEVTKANLSLVPPEYERKQTLAGGERYVTPELKEKEQLILEAEEKMVELEYRLFQEIREILLAHIEELQEVAACVIRLDLFSSFAQLAEERNYCRPRSHGERRLKILEGRHPVIEQVLKGPYIPNDTFFDEERRIYLITGPNMAGKSTYMRQVALIQLLFQIGSFVPAREAELPVVDRIFTRIGAADDLVEGSSTFMVEMNEIMVTTTQATAKSLVIIDELGRGTSTQDGMAIAQAVIEYLHDQVKCLTLVSTHFHELAALEATLHSLRNYHMAVKEKKEEILFTRQLVAGSTSNSYGIYCAYLAGIPKRIIARANELLSTYEEKSIALQLTFPFLEEGGETSGSGADPREKEENVDRREPVQSVDHTNRMEQTILQELKTLDLNRLPPIEALMLLSRWQGILNQGEVGEEEKAVKEGSGIGEGRK; from the coding sequence ATGGAACAAATCACACCGATGATGCGACAATACCTGGATATAAAGAAAGAGTATGCGGATGCCCTTCTCTTCTTTCGTCTAGGCGATTTTTATGAGCTATTTTTCGAGGATGCGCTCGTCGCCTCCAGAGAGTTGGAAATTACGTTAACAGGCAGGGAGGGGGGAGGGGAGCGGATTCCCATGTGCGGGGTTCCTCACCACTCTGCCGATGCGTACATAAAGATTTTAATCGACCGAGGGTATAAAGTAGCCATCTGCGAGCAGATGGAAGATCCGAAGCTGGCAAAAGGGGTGGTCAAACGGGAGGTCGTCCGGGTGATTACCCCTGGGACATTGATCGATCAGGAACTTTTAGACAGTGAGAATCATTATCTGGCGGCTTTGGTGAAGATCGACGGGGAGTATGGCCTGGCTTTTTCCGATCTCTCCACCGGGGAGTTTTATCTCCCCTCTTCCCCTTTCTTTTCCAGGCTATCCCTCTTGGAGGAGCTTCTACCCTATGCGCCGAAAGAGCTTCTTTATGAGCCTGGAATGGATGAGGAGGATCTCTCTTACTTGCTGGAAGCCCTTAAGACGATGGCTACTCCTTATGCTTTACAGGAGGAGGATTCTTTTCATCGTTTTTTCCCCGGGCGAGGAGAGGGCCTCTCGGTTCCTTCCAGGAGGGCGGCCTCTTTACTCCTCTCCTATTTGGAGGCGACGCAGAAGAGATCGATCTCCCATGTGCGTCGTTTAGAAATTTATCCCCCTGACCGGCATATGATTCTCGATCCCTTCACACGACGCAATCTGGAATTAACGGAGACGATCCGGAATGGGTCGAAGGAGGGAAGTCTGCTTCACGCCATCGACCGCACCGTTACCTCCATGGGGAGGCGGGGGTTGAAGCGTTGGCTGGACAAGCCGTTGCTGGACCGGGAGGAAATTGAGGCGCGCCTTGACGCGGTTCAATATTTTTACGACCATCCCATTATCCGGGCAGAAATACGGGAGGCCCTTAAAGAGGTTTATGATCTGGAACGCTTGGTGGGGAGAATTTCCTACGGAAATGTAAACGGCAGAGATCTGGCTCAACTCAGGAGAACCCTTGGCGTTCTTCCCCATCTACTTTCCCCCTTCATCGATGGAGAAGAGAATGAGGTTCCAAGGCTCCTTCGTTTTCAGGGGGAGATGACCACCCTTCTCACCCTCCATGGATTTTTGGAAAAGGCGCTCGTGGATGATCCTCCCGTAAGTGTGAAGGAGGGCGGCCTGATACGGGAAGGATTTAACCAAGATTTAGATCGCTACCGGGATGCCGGCCGGAATGGAAAGGCTTGGATAGCTGCGCTGGAGCAGAAAGAACGGGATCGGACCGGCATTCGTTCCCTGAAGGTAGGCTTTAATAAGGTTTTCGGCTATTATATAGAGGTGACCAAAGCAAACCTTTCCCTCGTTCCCCCTGAGTATGAGCGGAAACAGACGCTGGCCGGAGGAGAGCGGTACGTTACTCCGGAACTAAAGGAGAAGGAACAACTTATTCTTGAAGCAGAGGAGAAGATGGTCGAACTGGAATACCGACTTTTCCAAGAGATTCGGGAAATCCTGCTCGCCCATATTGAAGAGCTGCAGGAGGTGGCCGCCTGTGTCATTCGCCTCGATCTCTTCTCCTCCTTTGCCCAGCTCGCCGAGGAAAGGAACTACTGCCGTCCCCGTTCTCATGGGGAACGGAGGCTTAAGATTCTGGAAGGGCGCCATCCGGTGATCGAACAGGTGCTGAAGGGACCCTATATTCCAAACGACACCTTTTTTGATGAGGAGCGGAGGATCTATTTAATCACAGGGCCCAATATGGCAGGGAAGAGCACCTACATGCGTCAGGTTGCGTTAATTCAGCTCTTGTTTCAGATCGGCTCGTTCGTCCCTGCCCGGGAGGCGGAACTGCCCGTTGTCGACCGGATCTTTACCCGCATTGGGGCGGCCGATGATTTGGTGGAAGGTTCCAGCACCTTCATGGTGGAGATGAATGAGATCATGGTGACCACCACCCAAGCGACGGCCAAAAGCCTGGTCATTATCGACGAACTGGGGAGAGGAACTTCCACCCAAGACGGCATGGCCATCGCCCAGGCGGTGATTGAATACCTCCACGACCAGGTGAAATGCCTCACCCTAGTCTCCACTCATTTTCATGAATTGGCCGCTTTGGAGGCCACCCTCCACTCTTTACGGAATTACCACATGGCGGTAAAGGAGAAGAAGGAGGAGATCCTGTTTACCCGTCAACTGGTGGCCGGTTCCACCTCGAACAGTTATGGCATTTATTGCGCCTATTTGGCCGGCATTCCGAAACGGATCATTGCCCGGGCCAATGAACTACTCTCCACTTATGAGGAGAAGAGCATCGCATTGCAATTAACGTTTCCCTTTTTGGAAGAGGGTGGAGAAACATCGGGATCGGGAGCCGATCCCCGGGAAAAAGAGGAGAATGTTGATCGAAGAGAGCCGGTACAATCGGTGGACCACACGAATCGAATGGAACAAACCATTCTACAAGAATTGAAGACACTCGATCTGAACCGTCTCCCTCCCATTGAAGCCCTCATGCTCCTCTCCCGCTGGCAGGGCATCTTGAACCAGGGAGAAGTAGGGGAGGAAGAGAAAGCGGTGAAAGAGGGGAGTGGGATAGGGGAAGGGAGGAAATAG
- a CDS encoding putative amidoligase domain-containing protein, with protein sequence MSIYVLHGEKESAVPLFEEAGWDHGSNPPVEGIGYDMILQWGREELSGEENSFFVLNGAKAINNLSSGRWRSLLPLHGLAVGEKGGNYSRKLLVASFQQEILGIYSNLGPAWLAEGINRRRLREFRYDEGSRWVKRVTVTAVRSLYAMGLDFGSVLLGQDGNKWRILSISPRLPSLPTLFQRLRENVVKLREELLLPRGKGEIFLGADPEFILQDSSGRFLLASRFFPQRGDVGCDRIWLRGDRTKRRLPIAELRPIPSPDPKELAKSIVKLLRKAARKVSDPRIRFLAGATPLKGYPIGGHIHFSPLPVNHFLVRALDNYLALPLFLLEDPEGFVRRPRYGFLGDVRTKPHGGFEYRTLPSWLISPRIAQGVLILSKLIALHYDRLRQTPLTLPSVQEAFYGGKQEELQEMVLSLWEDLERLPAYPEYEGELERFKEKLRMLRKWNQKEDFRSRWRLPPYERETL encoded by the coding sequence ATGTCCATCTATGTGCTGCATGGGGAAAAGGAAAGTGCCGTCCCCCTCTTTGAAGAGGCGGGGTGGGATCACGGCAGTAATCCCCCTGTGGAAGGGATAGGGTACGATATGATCCTCCAGTGGGGAAGGGAAGAGCTATCAGGGGAAGAGAACAGCTTTTTTGTATTAAATGGTGCAAAAGCTATAAATAATCTTTCCTCGGGGCGATGGCGATCCCTCCTTCCCCTGCATGGGTTGGCCGTCGGGGAAAAGGGAGGAAATTACAGCAGAAAGCTTCTTGTCGCTTCTTTTCAGCAGGAGATCTTAGGAATTTACTCCAACTTGGGGCCGGCTTGGCTCGCCGAGGGAATCAACCGAAGAAGGCTGCGTGAATTCCGTTACGATGAGGGATCCCGATGGGTAAAGCGGGTCACGGTGACGGCGGTTCGCTCCCTCTACGCCATGGGCCTCGATTTTGGCTCCGTGCTTTTAGGGCAAGATGGAAATAAGTGGCGTATTCTCTCCATATCTCCCCGCCTCCCGTCTCTTCCCACCCTGTTTCAACGCTTGAGGGAAAACGTGGTCAAGCTTCGGGAGGAGCTTCTCCTCCCCAGGGGAAAAGGGGAAATCTTTCTGGGCGCCGATCCGGAATTTATCTTGCAGGATTCATCGGGCCGGTTTCTCCTCGCCTCCCGTTTTTTTCCTCAGCGAGGGGATGTGGGCTGCGACAGGATCTGGCTTCGGGGCGACCGGACGAAGAGGAGACTCCCCATCGCCGAATTGCGCCCCATCCCCTCTCCCGATCCGAAGGAATTGGCAAAAAGCATTGTGAAACTACTTCGCAAGGCAGCTCGAAAGGTTTCCGATCCCAGGATTCGCTTTCTCGCCGGAGCAACCCCCCTGAAGGGGTACCCGATCGGGGGACATATCCATTTTAGCCCTCTTCCTGTAAATCATTTTTTGGTACGGGCCTTAGATAATTATCTGGCCCTTCCCCTATTTCTCCTGGAAGATCCGGAAGGGTTCGTTCGCCGCCCTCGCTACGGATTTTTGGGCGATGTTCGCACGAAACCCCATGGTGGCTTTGAATATAGGACTCTCCCCAGCTGGCTCATCTCCCCACGGATTGCCCAAGGAGTTCTCATCCTCTCTAAATTGATCGCTCTTCATTATGATCGGTTGAGACAAACCCCGCTCACTTTGCCTTCCGTCCAAGAAGCTTTTTATGGAGGGAAGCAGGAGGAGCTACAGGAAATGGTTCTCTCCCTCTGGGAAGATTTGGAACGACTCCCTGCGTATCCGGAATATGAAGGGGAATTGGAGCGGTTTAAGGAAAAGCTGCGCATGCTCCGAAAATGGAATCAAAAAGAGGATTTTCGCAGCCGTTGGCGTCTCCCCCCCTACGAACGGGAAACATTGTGA
- the mutL gene encoding DNA mismatch repair endonuclease MutL, with protein sequence MGKIRIMEEGLANKIAAGEVVERPASVVKELVENAIDAKATRIEVEVEEGGLSLIRVSDDGEGMDGEDLPLAFTRHATSKMKHERDLFHIRTLGFRGEALPSIAAVSKVEIASRVKGAPLAQTLRLEAGQVKEKGEKPLPQGTTVWVRELFFNTPARLKYMKSLTTENYHIQDILMRLALAHPNISFRLLHDGREVFRTNGSGELLHVVHSLYGTDVARKVIPISGEHPDFTLTGLIGKPEWTRGSKQYLTFIVNGRVIRSLLLQRALLEGYQTLLPVHRFPFAVLSFRMDASLVDVNVHPAKWEARFSKEEELSRWLTLRVKDHLLRTSLVPTIPVERKAAFSHPSAAGGMSPHAGYPDLYGIRKGTEGIFKETVKEASPSMHSQPNHIGTVQSNNGEPFLPDGKEPTEEEIGGYKHQKMEEEEKGENGGKRGNEGKEGEVSPMEESGRLGQMVLFRGLSLEPLAQLHDTYIIAQGEEGLYLIDQHAAQERIHYERIRRSWLMRKDERRQILAIPFTYEVAASEVAYVREAEPLIEELGIVQEPFGERTFLVREIPLWFNPGEEEKMLEGIIQVILHGKGNANLSDLMDGASKQMACKASIKANQSLSKEEMARLLEELGKAENPYTCPHGRPVLIHFSKYDLEKMFKRVM encoded by the coding sequence ATGGGAAAGATTCGTATTATGGAGGAGGGGTTGGCCAATAAGATTGCCGCCGGAGAGGTGGTGGAGCGTCCAGCCTCTGTGGTGAAAGAATTAGTGGAAAACGCCATTGATGCGAAGGCGACCAGAATTGAAGTGGAAGTTGAGGAAGGGGGGCTTTCCCTGATTCGGGTGAGCGACGATGGAGAAGGAATGGATGGGGAAGATCTTCCCCTAGCCTTTACCCGCCATGCCACCAGCAAGATGAAGCATGAGCGGGATCTCTTCCACATCCGGACCCTCGGGTTCCGGGGTGAGGCGCTGCCCAGCATCGCCGCCGTCTCCAAGGTTGAGATTGCCTCCAGAGTAAAAGGGGCTCCCTTGGCCCAAACCCTTCGTCTGGAGGCGGGTCAGGTGAAGGAGAAGGGGGAGAAACCCTTACCCCAGGGGACGACCGTCTGGGTGAGGGAACTTTTTTTTAACACCCCCGCCCGCCTGAAATATATGAAATCCCTAACGACCGAAAATTACCATATTCAGGATATTCTGATGCGTCTTGCCCTTGCCCATCCCAACATTTCCTTTCGCCTTCTCCATGATGGAAGAGAGGTATTTCGCACCAACGGTTCCGGAGAGCTCCTCCATGTGGTCCATTCTCTCTATGGAACGGACGTCGCCCGAAAAGTGATCCCGATCAGCGGGGAGCATCCCGACTTCACCCTCACAGGTCTGATTGGGAAACCGGAATGGACCCGGGGGAGTAAACAGTACCTTACGTTTATCGTGAATGGGCGGGTCATCCGGAGCCTTCTTCTACAGCGGGCGCTTCTGGAGGGATACCAAACCCTCCTCCCCGTTCACCGCTTTCCCTTTGCCGTTCTTTCCTTCCGGATGGATGCCTCTCTCGTCGATGTGAATGTCCACCCGGCCAAGTGGGAGGCCCGTTTTTCCAAAGAAGAGGAATTAAGCCGTTGGCTCACCTTAAGGGTAAAGGATCACCTCCTGCGAACCTCCCTTGTCCCGACGATTCCGGTGGAGAGAAAGGCAGCTTTTTCTCATCCTTCTGCAGCGGGGGGGATGTCGCCCCATGCCGGATATCCCGATCTGTACGGCATTCGGAAGGGGACGGAAGGGATTTTCAAGGAGACGGTAAAAGAAGCTTCACCCTCTATGCATAGCCAACCAAACCACATCGGTACGGTCCAAAGCAACAATGGGGAGCCGTTTCTTCCGGACGGAAAAGAACCGACCGAAGAGGAAATCGGTGGTTATAAACATCAGAAAATGGAAGAAGAGGAAAAAGGGGAGAACGGTGGGAAGAGAGGAAATGAGGGGAAAGAGGGGGAGGTGAGCCCTATGGAGGAAAGCGGACGTTTAGGGCAGATGGTCCTCTTCCGCGGGCTTTCTCTAGAGCCTCTCGCCCAGTTGCATGACACCTACATCATCGCCCAAGGCGAAGAAGGGCTTTATCTCATCGACCAACATGCAGCCCAGGAGCGCATTCATTATGAGCGGATCCGCCGTTCATGGCTTATGAGAAAGGATGAGCGGCGGCAGATCCTGGCCATTCCTTTCACTTATGAGGTGGCCGCCAGTGAAGTGGCCTATGTTCGGGAAGCGGAGCCTCTCATAGAAGAGTTGGGCATCGTCCAGGAGCCTTTTGGCGAGCGGACCTTTTTGGTTCGGGAAATTCCCCTTTGGTTTAATCCGGGAGAGGAAGAGAAAATGCTGGAAGGCATTATCCAGGTGATCCTCCATGGGAAAGGGAATGCAAACCTCTCGGATCTTATGGACGGGGCTTCTAAGCAGATGGCTTGCAAGGCCTCCATTAAGGCAAACCAATCCCTTTCCAAAGAGGAGATGGCCCGTTTATTGGAGGAATTAGGAAAAGCGGAAAACCCTTATACCTGTCCCCATGGCCGCCCTGTCCTCATCCATTTCTCCAAATATGATTTAGAAAAAATGTTTAAGCGGGTGATGTAA